TGGCGATGCCGCCACGTTCGTGCATCAGTACCCCGGCGCCCCTGAACCCTTGATCTGGCAAGGCATCATCAACAGCAGTTGGGCCGGGGCTACAGGTGGCCTTGGCGCATTGAGCAAGGTCAAGGCGGCGAAGGCCAGCCTGGAACAAGCCATGAAACTGGACCCCAACGCCTTGCAGGGTTCGGCCTACACCAGTCTCGGCACGCTATACGACCAAGTGCCTGGCTGGCCGATCGGGTTCGGCGATTCCGACAAGGCAGACGCCTTGCTGCGCCAAGCCCTGCAGATCAACCCAAACGGGATCGACAGCAACTACTTCTGGGCCGATCACCTCTACCGGCAGAAGCGTTATCCTGAAGCCACTCAAGCCCTGCACAAAGCCTTGCAGGCCCCACCGCGACCAGGACGTGAGTTGGCTGACCAAGGTCGACGCGGCGATATCGATGCTTTAATGAAAATGATCAAGGACAAACAGGACTGAGCATGCGGCTGCTGCTGGTTGAAGACGACATTGCACTGGGCGAAGGGATCTGTGACGGTTTGCGCCAGCAAGGCTACACCCTGGACTGGCTTCGTGACGGTGTCAGTGGCTTGCATGCGCTGCAACATGAGAGCTTCGACCTGGTGATTCTGGATCTTGGTCTGCCTCGCATGGATGGCCTGGAACTGTTGCGACGGGTGCGCGCCGGTGGCGAAAGCCTGCCGGTGCTGATCCTCACGGCACGGGATGCACTGGACGACCGTATCTCCGGCCTCGATGCCGGCGCTGACGATTACCTGGTCAAGCCTTTCGACCTCAACGAGCTCAAGGCGCGCTTGCGCGCCTTGCTGCGGCGCAGCGCCGGGCGCGCCAAGCTATTGATCGAGCATGCAGGCGTCAGCCTCGATCCGGCCACCCAGCAAGTGCACTACAAGGGTAACGAGGTGGTGCTGACCCCCAAGGAATACCTGCTGCTGCACGAACTGTTGGCGCAACCGGGCAGGGTCTTCACCCGTGAACGCCTGACCCAGCTACTGTATGGCTGGGACGAAGAGCCCGAGAGCAATACCCTGGAGGTCAATATCTACCACCTGCGCAAGAAGCTGTTCAACGGACTGATCCGGACGGTGCGCGGGATCGGCTACCTGGTCGAGGCCAAGGCATGACTTCGCTACGCCAACGCACACTCTGGCGGGTGATGCTGTTGCTGCTACTCGGCACCGGCCTGCTGGCGCTCTACAACTATCACGACAGCCGCCGCGAAATTAACGAAGTCTATGACGCCCACCTCGCCCAGAATGCCCGCCTGCTACAGGGCGTCATGAGCATGCCGGTGCAGGAAGGCTCACGGGAAGTGCTGTATCAGGCCTTCAACCAGGCGTTGAGCAAGGCAGGACGGCATCAGGTCGGGCACCCGTATGAAAGCAAACTGGCTTTCCAGGTGTGGCAGGAGGGGGCAGGCCTGCTGGTGCATACCCCCAGCGCACCGGCGATGCCGCCTCCAACTGCGGCGGGCTTCTACGATTTCATCACCGCTGGCGAACAGTGGCGTGGTTTCGTGTTACCGGTGCCGGAGAAACATTGGGTGATCTGGGTAGGCGAGCGTGACGACGTACGTTACGACCTGATCGACCGCATCGTGCGTCACACCCTGCTGCCTTTTCTACTCGGCAGCCTGGCATTGGCATTGCTGGTCTGGGTCGCCATTGGCTGGGGACTTGGACCGCTTCAGAACATGGCCAATGTCATACGCGGGCGTCACGCCGACTCGCTGGAGCCCCTGCAACTGGTGCCTCTGCCCTCGGAGCTTGAGCCCATGCAGGCCGCCATCAACCGCTTGCTGGCACAGATCAAGGACCTGCTACGGCGCGAGCATCGGTTCATCGCCGATGCCGCCCACGAAATGCGCACGCCGTTGGCGGTCCTGCGCCTGCATGCACAGAACGCCTTGGCTGCCAGTAACGATAGCGAGCGGCAAAAAGCGCTGGGCTTTCTCATGGGCGGGGTCGATCGGTTGACGCGAGTGGTCAATCAGCTGCTGACACTGGCCCGCGTCGAGCCCCGGCTGGGTCAGCGTGCGACTACCCGCGTAGACCTGGCCGAGGTGGTCGCCGACACTCTGGCCGAGCTGACCCCATGGATACTGGACCGGGGGCTGGAGCCCTCCCTGGAGATCGACGAAGGCGACCATCACCTGGTGATCGATGCTGGCGCGCTGGGCATCGCCCTGCAGAACCTGGTGTCCAACGCAGTAGAGCATTCACCCCCGGCAGGCCGCATCATCGTGTCACTCAAGCGCCTGGACAACGCCTTCGAATTAGTGGTCGAGGATGAAGGCCCGGGTATCGATGAAGCGAGTCTTTCCCGTGTATTCGAACGCTTCTACAGTCGTAACACCACGAACGGTGCAGGTCTTGGTCTTTCGATCGTGGCGACCATCATCGATCGCCTTGGCGGCCAGGTGCGACTGGAAAATCGACCGCACAAAGGCCTGGCCGCCACCTTGCGACTGCCCATGGCGTGATGCCGAATCCCTTGACCGGTAATCGATCGATACAGGTATGATGGCCGCTGCTGAATTGTTTCTTCACTGCCAGGATGCCCGATGCTGACCGCCCTGCTGTTCGACCTCGATGGGACCCTCACCGACACCGACACCCTGCACCTGCAGGCGTTTCGCAAGCTGCTGCACGATTACGACGGCCGCGAACTGACCCAGGAGCAATTCAACGCCCAGGTCAGCGGCCGCTCCAATGGCCTGCTGTTCAAGGAGCTGTTCCCCCAGGCCGATGCCGCCGAGTGCAAGCACCTGGCCGACCGCAAGGAGGCGCTGTTCCGCGAAATGTCGCCCACGCTCGAGCCGATGCCGGGCCTGCTGCGCCTGCTGGAGCACGCCGAGCGCCATGGCATCGGCATGTGCGTGGTGACCAATGCCCCGCGGCTGAACGCCGAGCACATGCTGGGGGCCATGGGCCTGGGCGAGCGCTTCGAGCATGTGCTCGTGGCCGACGAACTGGCCCGGCCCAAGCCCGACCCACTGCCCTACCTCACCGGCCTCCAGCGCCTGGAAGCCAAGGCCGCGCAGGCACTGGCCTTCGAAGACTCGCTGCCCGGCGTGAAGGCGGCGGTCGACGCCGGGATCTTCACCGTGGCCCTGGCCACCACCCAGCCGGCCGAGCGCCTGCTACAGGCCGGCGCGCAACTGGTGATCGAGGATTACAACGACCCACGGCTGTGGGCGTTGATCGAACAGATGCAGGCTTGACCCTCGCCTCGGTAGGCGCGGCGGTTCGCCGCTGCGACGTGTTCCGCGCCTACCGAAGGGTGGGTCAAGCCCGCCGAGCAACCATCAGGAAGATCACCAGCGCCAGCCCCGGCAATACCGCGCCCACCAGCGCCACGCCATTCCAGCCATAACCCGCATACAAGGCACTGGCCACTGCCGAACCCAGGGCACCGCCGATGAAGATGCTGGTCATGTACACGGCATTGAGCCGCCCGCGGCTGGCTGGGTCCAGTGCGTAGATCTCACGCTGGCCGATCACCATGTTCATCTGCACGGCGAAGTCCAGCAGCACCCCGGTCAACCCCAGGCCGATCACGCTGTAGCCCGGCGCGCTGAGCCCGAACAGCAGCGACAACGGCGCCAGCACCAGGGCCAGCAACGACGCCTGGCGCGCATGCCCGGCATCGGCAAGGCGCCCGGCAATCGGGGCCGCAATGGCGCCCACCGCGCCCACCAATGCGAACAAGGCGATCTGGCTCTGCGACAGGCCATGCTCGGTTGCCAGTGCCAGCGGCACGGCGGTCCAGTACAGGCTGAACGTCGCGAACATCAAGCCTTGATACAGCGAGCGCTGGCGCAGCAACGGGTAGCGCCGCAGCAGCCCGCCCAGCGAGGCCATCAACTCGACGTAGCTGGCCTTGTGCTCCGGCACCCGCCGCGGCAGGGTCACGGCCAGCAGCACGACGATTGCCGCCATCAGCACCGCCGCCCCCAGGAACACGGCACGCCAGCCGAAGTGATCGGCCACCAGGCTCGACAAGGGCCGCGCCAGCAGGATGCCCAACAGCAGGCCACCCATGATGTTGCCCACCACCCGGCCCCGCTGTTGCTCCGGCGACAGATGCGCAGCCAGTGGGATCAGCATCTGCACCGCCACCGAACTGAAGCCGATCAGCAAGGCATAACCGAGAAACAGCTCACCTTGGCCGTGCCCGCTGCTGCCCGCCAGGAGCAGACTGGCGCAGGACAGCACAGCCGTGGCGATCATCAGCCGACGGTTCTCCACCAGGTCGGCCAACGGCACCAGCAACAGCAGCCCCAGGGCGTAGCCCAGCTGGGTGAGCGAGACGATCAGGCTGGCACGCTCGGTGGACAGCCCAAGGTCCGGCGCGATCAGGCCGACGATGGGTTGGGCGTAGTAGATGTTGGCAACGATGGCACCGCAGCAGAACGCCAGCAGTGTCACCAGGCCTCGGCTCAGTGACGTGCCGGATGTAGAGGAAGTCGCTAAAGAAGCAGTCATTTCAGATTATTCACACATGGCAAGACATGCCACGCACCTTAGCGGCCAGGGCCTGCCGAGGGAATCGGAACGCAACGCAAAGCGGCTTTGCGCCAGGCGCAACGCCACCACGCTCAGGGCCTGAGCAACGACTCGCAGAACTCGATGAACGCCGTTACCCGCCGCGACCAGCGATGGTTGGGCAGGTACAGGGCGTTGATATTGCAACTGGCAGCGATCGGATTGGCCTGCCAGCCCGGGAACAACCGCACCAGACGCCCGGCAGCGACATCGTCGCGCACCAGCCAGTCTGCCAGCAGGCTGACGCCACTGCCCGCCACCGCCGCCTCGCGCAGCAAGTCGGAGTTGGCGCAGCGCAAGGGCCCGGCCACATCCACCTCGATCAGCTCGTCTCCTTGGCGCAGTTGCCAAGGTCGCCCCAGGCCGCTATAGCGAAAGCGCAAACAGGCATGCTCGCTCAACTGCGCGGGGTGTTCGAGCGCAGCATGGCTGGCCAGGTAATCCGGACTGGCCACCAGCCAGCGTTCGAAAGTGCCCAGGGTGCGACTGACCAGCTCGTCGCTCGGCGCCGGATCACCCAGGCGAATGGACAGGTCGTAGCGCCCGTCGAGCAAATCGTCGAAGCGGTCGCTCAGGTCGATATCCAGCTCCAGCGAGGGGTAGCGGGCCATGAAGCGGCCCAGGTGCGGCGCAATCATCCGCCGCCCGAACTCCACCGGCAGGCACAGGCGTAGCACGCCCACCGGTTCCTGCCCGCGATCGGCGACGCTGGCATCGGCCTCGGCCAAGGCCGCGACGATAGCGCGGGCGCGCTGGTAGTAGCCGACACCCGCCTCGGTCAGGCTGACCTGCCGGGTCGAGCGGTTGAGCAGGCTGGTACCCAGCTCGCTTTCCAACGCATCGACCAGGCGTGTCACCGACGAGGTCGCAACCCCGAGCCGTCGGCCGGCAGCAGAAAAGCCCTGGGCTTCAACAGTCGCCATGAACATCTTGATGGCCAGCAGCTTGTCCATTGGCGTGATTCCTTGCGCAGTGCCGTAAAGTAGCTCCGTAAGGTAGCTCCGTAACAACCTAGCTCCGTGCGGAAAATCCCGGAACCTTCCTACAATCACCGTCCGGAATCAAGAAAGGCAAACGTCCATGCCCGACAACCTGTTCAGCCCCCTGCCCCCGCTCGACCCTGCGGCCGCCGAGCAATTCGACGAACTGCTGCGCCGCCCAGGGCTGCGCATCGAGCGCATCGTCTCCAGCGGCCAATGCAGCCCGCCCGATTTCTGGTACGACCAGGCCGAAGGCGAGTGGGTGGTGGTTCTCACCGGCAGCGCCGGGTTACGCCTGGAGCACGAAAGCGAAACGCGGGTACTGAAGGCAGGCGACCACCTGGATATCCCGCCGCATTGCCGACATCGCGTGGAGTGGACGCAGGCCGATGCGACGACGGTCTGGCTGGCAGTGTTCTACACAGCCCCTACGCGCTAGAGCTGCTTGAGCGCGATGTCTCCTGCCCCACCCTTGCCATCGCGCCGCTCGCTCATCCAGTCATTGACCTTCTGCCCGAACTCGGCCGGCGCCTTGCGCCCGAAGCGCCGCGCCAGGTCGAGGATGGTCTGCTGGGCCAGTGCCTCTTCCATGCGTTTCTGCGCGCCGAGCATCACCGCATGGATGGCACAGGTACCCTCGGTGGCCCAGCCGGGCGCTGCGCCGTCGAACAGCGAGCAGCGCTCACGGATCTCGCGGCAATCGAAGATCTTCTTCGGTCCATCGATGGCGTTGACGATATCCAGCACGGTGATTTCGTCCGAAGGCCGGGCCAGGCGAAAACCGCCACGCACGCCCTCGGTGGCCGCCACCAGCCCGGCACGCGCCAGCTTGGTGAAGACCTTGGCCAGGTATTCCTGCGGCACCCCTTGCAGTTCGGCGAGATCACGCACGCTGGACTCGCGGCTGTCGCCGCGCTCGTCGATGAGGAACAGCAGGCAGTGAATGCCGTACTCGACGCCCGCGCTGTATAACGACATATCAATCTCCGACCAAATTTATCGCAAATAGTACGCCCTTCCCCAGAAACTGGCAAAGCCATCGGCCACCATCGGTCGCCTGCCTATTTTCCTCAATCACCCAGAACCCTTGATTTATCGCTGGTTCACCTGCAAAGCGAGGGCCGCCTGCGACTGCCCGCTAAAAAAAGCTTGTCGTTTTAAACTACGACCAATAGAGTCGTAGTTATTCGGCAAGCGCAGCAACGCACGCCGGACCTCGACCCAAACCCCTTCGATCCTCTCGCGGAGCCTGTCCATGAACCCACACATCCTGATCATCGGTGCCGGTTTTGCCGGCGTCTGGAGCGCCCTGAGCGCCGCCCGCCTGCTCGACCTCGCCAAGCGTGGCGACATCCACATCAGCGTGCTCGCGCCGCAGGCCGAACTGCGCATCCGGCCGCGCTTCTACGAAGCCGATGTGCACACCATGAAAGCGCCGCTTGGCGAGCTGTTCGAGGCTGTAGGGGTGAATTTCATCCAGGGCCATGCCCAATCCATCGATGCCGACGCACGTTCGGTCGCCTATATCGACGCCAATGGCCAGACCCGCCAACTGGGTTACGAGCGCCTGGTACTGGCCGCCGGCAGCCAGGTTGCCCGCCCTGCCGTACCGGGTCTGGACCAGCACAGCTTCGATGTCGACCAGATGGAGTCGGCGATCAAGCTGGAGCAACACCTGACCGACCTCGCCAGCCTGCCGGCCTCCCCGGCCCGCAACACCGTGGTGGTGTGCGGTGGCGGTTTCACCGGCATCGAGACCGCCACCGAAATGCCTGCCCGCTTGCGCGCAGTACTCGGCGAGCAGGCCAATATCCGCGTGATCGTGATCGATCGCGGCGCACAGGTCGGTGCAGCCCTGGGTGCAGGCATCACCCCAGCCATCGTTGCCGCCTCGCAGCACGCCGGCGTGCAATGGCTCACCAATGCTTCGGTGATCGCGGTGGATGCCGGTGGCGTGACCTTGGACAACGGCGAGTACATCGCCAGCAAGACGGTGATCTGGACCGCAGGCGTCAAGGCCAGCCCGCTGACCGCGCAGATCGCCGGCGAACGTGATGCCCAGGGTCGCCTGCGCGTCGACGAGCACCTCAAGGTCATCGGCCAGCAGCATATCTACGCCACCGGCGACGTGGCCTGGGCCGCAGTCGATGACCTGGGCAACCACGCGCTGATGACCTGCCAGCACGCCATCCCCATGGGCCGTCACTCGGGCAACAATGCCATGGCCGACCTGCTCGGCGAGGCGCCGGTGGTGTATCGCCAGCCCAAGTACGTCACCTGCCTCGACCTGGGCGACTGGGGCGCGGCGTTCAGCGAAGGGTGGGACCGTGAACTGAAGCTGCAGGGCGATGAAGGCAAGCAGCTCAAGCGCCAGATCAACTCGGTCTGGATCTACCCGCCCGAGGCTGATCGCAGCAAGGCCCTGGCCGCTGCCGATCCAATGATCGCCATCGTTTAAGCGAATAAACCTGACAGATCCGTCAAAAAATGACGGATCTGTTTATACGTGTAGTTACATTGAATGACTGGTCAATAATAGTGGCACCGTGGCATTATTGACGTCAAAAAACCTACTAAAGTTAAGGACATTGTACTTTCCCGCAGCGCACCGAGACGCCTGGCCCCTTTCGCCGATTCCGGCCCCACGACCCAGCGCTTGAAGCCTGCACGCCACATTCAAGGAGTAGCTCCATGCACTTAAGGAATATGAAGATCGGTATCCGGGCAGCCAGCGTATTTACGCTGCTGGGCGTTCTGGTGCTGGTCATGGGTCTGATATCGCTGTACGAAACCCGGCGCATGGACAGCGCCACCGATGAAATCCGCGTCACCTGGATGCCGGCGATCATTGCCCTGAACGAGGTCAGCACCAATCTCGGCCGCGCCCGTGCCATGACCCTGCGCAGCGTGATCGAGGAAGATCCCGCCGTCCGCCAGACCACCCTCGGCCGCATCGGCGAGATCAATACTTCGCTCGAAGCAGGCATCAAAACCTACGAATCGACCATCATCGAAAAGGACGACCGCGCCCTGTTCGATAACTTCGTCTCTCTCTCCCAGCGCTACCACGGCCTGCAGAAGTCGATCCGCGATGCCGCGGCCAACGGCGACATTGCCGAGGCCAGGCGCCTGGTCAACGGCCCGCTGGCCGAGTACGCCGACTCGATGATGAAAGCGCTCGGCACCCTGATGCAGTACAACTCCGACGGTGCCGACAAAGCCTCGCAGCGCAGCAGTGACGCCTATGAAGAAGCCTTTACACTGATCGTGCTGTCGCTGGTGGTGATCATCCTCGCGCTGGTGGCCATCGCCGTGCTGCTGACCCGCAGCATCGTCGTACCGCTGGCCGCAGCCGTGAGCGTTGCCGAGCGCGTGGCCACCGGCGACCTGACCCAGGAAATCCGCATCGTCGGTCGTGACGAGCCGGCGCTGCTGCTGCGGGCCTTGAGCCGCATGCAGGAAAGCCTGCGCGACACCATCCGCAAGATTGCGGCCTCGTCCGACCAGTTGGCCTCGGCGTCCGAAGAGCTGCACACCGTCACCGAAGACACCAGCCGCGGCCTGCACCAGCAAAGCGCGGAGATCGACCAGGCCGCCACTGCGGTCAACCAGATGACCGCTGCGGTGGAGGAAGTGGCCAACAACGCGGTCAGCACCGCCGACGCCTCCAAAGGCGCCGACCAGACCACCCGCGATGGCCGCGATCAGGTCAACCAGGCGCTGAGCTCGATCCAGCAACTGGTCGAGGACGTCACCGGCACCTCCAGCGAGATCGAACAACTGGCCACCAGCGCCAACGAAATCAGCCGCGTGCTCGATGTGATTGGCTCGATTGCCGGGCAAACCAACCTGCTGGCGCTCAACGCCGCCATCGAGGCGGCACGGGCCGGTGAAGCCGGACGTGGCTTTGCCGTAGTCGCCGATGAAGTGCGCGCGCTGGCCCACCGGACCCAGCAGTCCACGGCCGAGATCGAGCAGATGATCGGGGGTATCCAGACCGGCACCGAGCGCGCCGTGGGTTCGATGCACAGCAGCCAGGGCCGTGCCAGCGGCACCCTGGAGATCGCCGAGGCCGCAGGTCAGGCACTGGAGCTGATTGCCGAGGCGATCGCCGCGATCAACCAGCGCAACCTGGTGATCGCCAGCGCGTCCGAAGAGCAGGCCCAGGTGGCGCGTGAGGTAGACCGCAATCTGGTGAACATCCGTGACCTGGCGATGCAGACCTCTGCGGGAGCCAACCAGACCAGCGCCGCGGCGCAGGATCTCTCGCGCCTGGCGGTGGAATTGAACGGGATGGTGGCGCAGTTCAAGGTGTGAACTGAAACACCGAGGGCCGCTTTGCGGCCCTCTTGCACATCAACTAGTCGCTCACACCTAGCGCACGTCCCGCCTTCAGCGCCTTGCCGCGAGTGGCCAGGCAATAATAGAGCGGCACCGTCACCAGCAACCCGAACAGCCACGACAGGTCGGCGCCTTCGACGATGTTCGAATACGGCCCCACATACAGCGCCGTATTGGCGAACGGCAGTTGCACCAGGATCCCGCATACATAGGCAACGATGGCGTGGTGGTTGAAGCGACCGTAGATGCCGCCATCGGCGCGGAAGAACGAGGCGATGTCGTATTCGCCCTTCTTGATCAGGTAGAAGTCGACCAGGTTGATCGACGCCCAGGGCAC
The Pseudomonas putida genome window above contains:
- a CDS encoding response regulator; this encodes MRLLLVEDDIALGEGICDGLRQQGYTLDWLRDGVSGLHALQHESFDLVILDLGLPRMDGLELLRRVRAGGESLPVLILTARDALDDRISGLDAGADDYLVKPFDLNELKARLRALLRRSAGRAKLLIEHAGVSLDPATQQVHYKGNEVVLTPKEYLLLHELLAQPGRVFTRERLTQLLYGWDEEPESNTLEVNIYHLRKKLFNGLIRTVRGIGYLVEAKA
- a CDS encoding HAD family hydrolase, giving the protein MLTALLFDLDGTLTDTDTLHLQAFRKLLHDYDGRELTQEQFNAQVSGRSNGLLFKELFPQADAAECKHLADRKEALFREMSPTLEPMPGLLRLLEHAERHGIGMCVVTNAPRLNAEHMLGAMGLGERFEHVLVADELARPKPDPLPYLTGLQRLEAKAAQALAFEDSLPGVKAAVDAGIFTVALATTQPAERLLQAGAQLVIEDYNDPRLWALIEQMQA
- a CDS encoding cupin domain-containing protein, whose amino-acid sequence is MPDNLFSPLPPLDPAAAEQFDELLRRPGLRIERIVSSGQCSPPDFWYDQAEGEWVVVLTGSAGLRLEHESETRVLKAGDHLDIPPHCRHRVEWTQADATTVWLAVFYTAPTR
- a CDS encoding sensor histidine kinase, with protein sequence MTSLRQRTLWRVMLLLLLGTGLLALYNYHDSRREINEVYDAHLAQNARLLQGVMSMPVQEGSREVLYQAFNQALSKAGRHQVGHPYESKLAFQVWQEGAGLLVHTPSAPAMPPPTAAGFYDFITAGEQWRGFVLPVPEKHWVIWVGERDDVRYDLIDRIVRHTLLPFLLGSLALALLVWVAIGWGLGPLQNMANVIRGRHADSLEPLQLVPLPSELEPMQAAINRLLAQIKDLLRREHRFIADAAHEMRTPLAVLRLHAQNALAASNDSERQKALGFLMGGVDRLTRVVNQLLTLARVEPRLGQRATTRVDLAEVVADTLAELTPWILDRGLEPSLEIDEGDHHLVIDAGALGIALQNLVSNAVEHSPPAGRIIVSLKRLDNAFELVVEDEGPGIDEASLSRVFERFYSRNTTNGAGLGLSIVATIIDRLGGQVRLENRPHKGLAATLRLPMA
- a CDS encoding methyl-accepting chemotaxis protein, with the protein product MKIGIRAASVFTLLGVLVLVMGLISLYETRRMDSATDEIRVTWMPAIIALNEVSTNLGRARAMTLRSVIEEDPAVRQTTLGRIGEINTSLEAGIKTYESTIIEKDDRALFDNFVSLSQRYHGLQKSIRDAAANGDIAEARRLVNGPLAEYADSMMKALGTLMQYNSDGADKASQRSSDAYEEAFTLIVLSLVVIILALVAIAVLLTRSIVVPLAAAVSVAERVATGDLTQEIRIVGRDEPALLLRALSRMQESLRDTIRKIAASSDQLASASEELHTVTEDTSRGLHQQSAEIDQAATAVNQMTAAVEEVANNAVSTADASKGADQTTRDGRDQVNQALSSIQQLVEDVTGTSSEIEQLATSANEISRVLDVIGSIAGQTNLLALNAAIEAARAGEAGRGFAVVADEVRALAHRTQQSTAEIEQMIGGIQTGTERAVGSMHSSQGRASGTLEIAEAAGQALELIAEAIAAINQRNLVIASASEEQAQVAREVDRNLVNIRDLAMQTSAGANQTSAAAQDLSRLAVELNGMVAQFKV
- a CDS encoding MFS transporter, encoding MTASLATSSTSGTSLSRGLVTLLAFCCGAIVANIYYAQPIVGLIAPDLGLSTERASLIVSLTQLGYALGLLLLVPLADLVENRRLMIATAVLSCASLLLAGSSGHGQGELFLGYALLIGFSSVAVQMLIPLAAHLSPEQQRGRVVGNIMGGLLLGILLARPLSSLVADHFGWRAVFLGAAVLMAAIVVLLAVTLPRRVPEHKASYVELMASLGGLLRRYPLLRQRSLYQGLMFATFSLYWTAVPLALATEHGLSQSQIALFALVGAVGAIAAPIAGRLADAGHARQASLLALVLAPLSLLFGLSAPGYSVIGLGLTGVLLDFAVQMNMVIGQREIYALDPASRGRLNAVYMTSIFIGGALGSAVASALYAGYGWNGVALVGAVLPGLALVIFLMVARRA
- a CDS encoding NAD(P)/FAD-dependent oxidoreductase, translating into MNPHILIIGAGFAGVWSALSAARLLDLAKRGDIHISVLAPQAELRIRPRFYEADVHTMKAPLGELFEAVGVNFIQGHAQSIDADARSVAYIDANGQTRQLGYERLVLAAGSQVARPAVPGLDQHSFDVDQMESAIKLEQHLTDLASLPASPARNTVVVCGGGFTGIETATEMPARLRAVLGEQANIRVIVIDRGAQVGAALGAGITPAIVAASQHAGVQWLTNASVIAVDAGGVTLDNGEYIASKTVIWTAGVKASPLTAQIAGERDAQGRLRVDEHLKVIGQQHIYATGDVAWAAVDDLGNHALMTCQHAIPMGRHSGNNAMADLLGEAPVVYRQPKYVTCLDLGDWGAAFSEGWDRELKLQGDEGKQLKRQINSVWIYPPEADRSKALAAADPMIAIV
- a CDS encoding LysR family transcriptional regulator, with amino-acid sequence MDKLLAIKMFMATVEAQGFSAAGRRLGVATSSVTRLVDALESELGTSLLNRSTRQVSLTEAGVGYYQRARAIVAALAEADASVADRGQEPVGVLRLCLPVEFGRRMIAPHLGRFMARYPSLELDIDLSDRFDDLLDGRYDLSIRLGDPAPSDELVSRTLGTFERWLVASPDYLASHAALEHPAQLSEHACLRFRYSGLGRPWQLRQGDELIEVDVAGPLRCANSDLLREAAVAGSGVSLLADWLVRDDVAAGRLVRLFPGWQANPIAASCNINALYLPNHRWSRRVTAFIEFCESLLRP
- a CDS encoding RrF2 family transcriptional regulator → MSLYSAGVEYGIHCLLFLIDERGDSRESSVRDLAELQGVPQEYLAKVFTKLARAGLVAATEGVRGGFRLARPSDEITVLDIVNAIDGPKKIFDCREIRERCSLFDGAAPGWATEGTCAIHAVMLGAQKRMEEALAQQTILDLARRFGRKAPAEFGQKVNDWMSERRDGKGGAGDIALKQL
- a CDS encoding tetratricopeptide repeat protein → MKRLFVASLLAFTPLTWALDQAGSEHLSSLQQRWAQIQYQLPKEKRADALEKLAGDAATFVHQYPGAPEPLIWQGIINSSWAGATGGLGALSKVKAAKASLEQAMKLDPNALQGSAYTSLGTLYDQVPGWPIGFGDSDKADALLRQALQINPNGIDSNYFWADHLYRQKRYPEATQALHKALQAPPRPGRELADQGRRGDIDALMKMIKDKQD